In the genome of Natronomonas salina, the window CCGCTGGCCCACAGGCAGGGCATCGTCGACTCGGTCCCGTGGGCGGCGATCCGCTCGACCTCGACCTCCAGGTCGGGCAGCCGCTCGAACGTCTCGCGGAGGGCGACGGCCTCCGGGTCGAGCCGGAAGGACGCGATGAGCATGGGAACCCTTGGGCCCCCACGGTGAAAACGGGGCGGTCCGTCCGGCCGTTACCCGTAGACGTAGGCGTCGAGCTTCTCGTCGGCGTCGGACAGCACCGACGACCCGTGGTAGACGAGGCCGGCGTCGAACTCGTACTCCAGCAACCGCTCCAGGGACGCCTCGGCCTGCTGCAGGTCGTCGGTGTACACCGCCGGCGGCAGGTGGAAGAAGCCCTGCGGGAGCCCGCGCTGGTCGGCTCCGGAGAGCGCGTCTGCGAGGACGGCGACGCCGCGGTCCTCGTCGACGAGGGCGTGCTGGTGGTCGCGGTGGCCGGGGACGTGGACCGCCTCGAAGGGGCCGATCCGGTCGCCGTCGCCGTAGCGTTCGTCGGGTTCGTACTCGGTGTCCAGGGCGGCACCTTCGGGCACGTACGTCTCGGCCGAGTGGGTGCGGACGACCTCGTCGAAGCCGCCGACGTGGTCGCGGTGGTCGTGTGTGACGATCAGCCGCTCGACCTCGACGCCCGTCTCGGCGATGCCGGCGGTCAGGGCCCCGGCGGTCCCGGGGAGCCCGCAGTCGACGAGCGTGCCGTCGTCGAAGAGGAACGCGCGGATCCGGCCCGTCTCGGTCTCCGAACACGTGACGTCGTGGACGCCCGGGAGGATCTCGGTCGGCATACCTCACCCACGCGGGTGATTCACATAGGTCCTCTGTCGCCGATTGGTTGTACATAATTGGCGTGTTGATTCCGGTCATAGCCGAGGTTTTATCATGCAATAATCGCTCCATATTAGCCGTGAGTGAGTATGATTAACACGACACCGAATCGACGTGACCTCCTGAGGGGAATCGCCGGAGGTGGACTGACTGTCGCAGTAACCGGGATCGCGTCAGCGGACGGAGAGACGCGCTACCTCGTCCAGCGGAGTGACCCTGCCGCCGAAAGCAACCTCGGACGCCGGGGGTTCAGTGTGGAGAGGAGCATGGCGGACGGCGAAGTGCTCGTCGTGACCGGAACCGACAGCGCCAGCGACGAACTCGAAGGTACCGACGGCGTCGAAGTCGCCATCCCTGACTTCAGCTTCGAGTTGAGCAGGCCGGAGCTCTCTGAACCGAAGAGCACCGATTCGGATGGGTCGAAAGAAGACAGCGGCTACCCAGCGTACTACGACAGCCAATGGGACAAACACGTCACCGACGTCGAGACCGCCCACGAATCGGCGACCGGGGACGGGACCACTATCGCCATCCTGGATACGGGCATCGACCACACCCATCCCGACCTCTATGTCAACGAGACCGCGAGTGCCGCCTTCATCGGTGGGGAGGTCCACGACCACACGGGAGATGTCCACGGCCACGGGACCCACGTCGGCGGCATCGCGGCCGCGACCGGCGAGGTCGGGGTCGTCGGGACTGCACCCGACGCCGAACTTGTCTCGCTCCGCGTCTTCCCGTCCGAAGACGAAGAACAGGACAACTTCTGGAGCGACCTCCTGCGAGCCATCGAGTACGCGGCGGTGGACCTCGGTGCGGACTCCCTCAACATGAGCATCGGGACCGTCGAGACGCTCGACGGCGGGGCAAACGCCGGCGGGATTCGTGGGGTAACCGAACCGGTGATGCAGCACGCGGCGAGACGGGGGACGGTCGTCGTCGGCAGTGCCGGGAATCACGGCGAGAGCCTCCAGCAGGAGGGCCGGTGGACGCTCCCCAACAGTCTGGCGGGCGTAGTGAGCGTCAGCGCGACCGGACCGAGCGACGAACTCACGTTCTACTCGAACTGGGGGACGAACGAGATAGACCTCGGAGCCCCGGGCGGTGGCTACGAGACACTGGAAAAGACGCTCGAGGATGACACAGTCGAGTGGCCCTACCCCACGAACCTGGTGCTCTCGACGTTCCCCAAGGACCTGGACGATTCGGGGTACGCCTACCTCGCCGGGACCTCGATGTCCGCACCGCAGGTCACCGGCGCCGTCGCGGCGGTGCGGGAACTGGCCCCCGGTGCGAACGCGAACGAGGTGGAACGTGCACTCGAAGCCGGCGCCGACCTCGTCGAGGGGAAGGGGGACGCCGAACTCGGAGCCGGGCGGCTCAACGTCGCGAACGCGCTCGACGAGGTTTAGTGGGCAAATCGCCGGCTCACTCTTCCCGGACGTGTGCGACCGTCCGGTAGGCGCCGGCGGCGACCAGCCCGCCCGCGACGAGCGCGAGCCAGAAGACGCCGCCGATCAGGAGCGACTCCGGGACGCGGACGGCGAGGAGCAGCGCGACCGCGCCGACGGCGGTCGCCGCCCGGAGCGCCAGGTGGTCGACGGTCGCCGAGACCGCGAGCGCGCCCGATACGACGAGGGAGAGCCCGGCCGCGACGACGAGCACGCCGCTGACGAAGGGGTCCACCGGCGGCGGGACCAGCCCCGGCAGGACGTACTCTGCGGTGCCGACGGCGGCCAGCGCGAGGCCGACGACGACGGCGACGGCTCCGGTGACGCGGTCGTCCATACCGTCGCTCCGGGCAGGGCCGCCTAAGGGGTTGCGAAGCGCGTCGCGGCGGCGCGAACCCGTCAGGCCTTTCTCCGGGCCGCGCCAGGCGACGACATGGACAGAAAGCGGGCGATGACCAGCGTCGACCTCGCGGCGCTGGTCGGCGAGTTGCGGGACTACGCCGGGGCGGTCGTCGACAAGGCCTACCTCTACGGCGACGACCTCGTGCGGCTGAAGATGCGGGACTACGAACGCGGCCGCATCGAACTCTTCGTCGAGGTGGGCGACCCCAAGCGCGCCCACGTCGCCGCGCCGGAGCACGTCCCCGACGCCCCCGGTCGGCCGCCGAACTTCGCGATGATGCTGCGGAACCGCATCGCCGGCGCGAACTTCGTCGGCGTCGAGCAGTACGGCTTCGACCGCATCCTCACCTTCCGGTTCGAGCGCGAGGACCAGACGACGCTCATCGTCGCGGAGCTGTTCGGCGACGGCAACGTCGCGGTCACCAACGAGGACCTGGAGGTCATCGACTCCCTGGAGACCGTCCGGCTCCGCTCGCGGACCGTCGCCCCCGGCGCCCAGTACGGTTATCCAGACGAGCGGTTCAGCCCCCTGGACTGCGATTACGACGCCTTCGCGGCGAAGATGGAGGAATCCGACACCGACCTGGTGCGGACGCTGGCGACGCAGTTGAACTTCGGCGGGCTCTACGCCGAGGAGCTCTGCACCCGGGCGGGCGTCGAGAAGACCGTCGATATCGAGGACGCGACGGAGGAGCAGTACGAGGCGCTGTTCGACGCCCTCGAGCGGCTCCGGGAACCGATCCTCGCCGGGCGGACGGAGCCGCGGCTCTACGAGAACGAGGACGAACAGGTCGTCGACGCGACGCCGCTGCCGCTGGAGGAACACGAGGCCGAGGGGTACGCGGCGACGGCCTTCGAGAACTTCAACGGCGCCATCGACGAGTACTTCCACCGCCTGGAGCGGGAGGCCGAGGACGTCTCCCAGGAGGACGGGACCGACCGGCCGGACTTCGAGGCCGAGATCGAGAAGCACGAGCGCATCATCGAGCAGCAGCAGGGCGCCATCGACGACTTCGAGGAGCAGGCCGAGGCCGAACAGGAGAAGGCCGACATGCTCTACGGCAACTACGACCTCGTCGACGACATCTGCTCGACGGTCCGCGAGGCCCGCGAGGAGGGCGTCCCCTGGGAGGACATCGAGGCGAAGTTCGAGCAGGGGGCCGAACAGGGCATCCCCGAGGCCGAAGCGGTCGCGGACGTCGACGCGGCCGAGGGGACGGTCACCGTCGAGATCGACGGCACGCGGATCGAGGTCGACCCCTCGATGGGCGTCGAGAAGAACGCCGACCGCCTCTACACCGAAGCCAAGCGCATCCGGGAGAAGAAGGAGGGGGCGCTGGCGGCCATCGAGGACACCCGCGAGGACCTCGAGGCGGTCAAGGAGCGCCGCGACCGCTGGGAGCAGGCCGACCAGGAGGACGACGATGACGACGGCGAGCCCGTCGAGCGCGACTACCTCTCGATGGGGTCGATCCCCATCCGGTACGACGAGAAGTGGTACGAGCAGTTCCGCTGGTTCCGCACCTCCGACGACTTCCTCGTCATCGGCGGCCGGAACGCCGACCAGAACGAGGCGCTCGTCAAGAAGTACATGGAGCCCTCCGACCGGTTCTTCCACGCACAGGCCCACGGCGCCCCGGTGACGATCCTGAAGGCGACGGACCCCGACGAGGCCGCCCGCGACGTCGACATCCCCGACTCCAGCAGGGAGGAGGCCGCGCAGTTCGCCGTCTCGTACTCGTCGGTCTGGAAGGACGGCAAGTTCGAGGGCGACGCCTACGAGGTCGACCCCGACCAGGTCTCGAAGACGCCGGAGAGCGGCGAGTACATCGAGAAGGGGAGCTTCGTCATCCGCGGCGACCGGGAGTACTACCGCGACGTCCCGGTCGGGGTCGCCGTCGGCGTCAAGTGCGAGCCGGACACCCGGGTGATCGGCGGGCCGCCGTCGGCCATCGAGCCGCGGGTCGAGACCTCGGTCCGGCTCGAACCCGGCCAGTACGCCCAGAACGACATCGCCAAGCGCATCTACCGGACGCTCCGCGAGCGGTTCGAGGACACCAGCTTCGTCCGGAAGGTCGCCAGCGCCGACCGGATCCAGGAGTTCTGTCCGAACGGCGGCAGCCGGATGAAAGACCAGTAGGAGCCGATCGGAAGAGAGCGGGAGCGACTCCCGGTCGGCGCCGGCGGCCAAAGCTCAGTCCCGGAACACTCCGGGAGGTATAAGCGCCGCCCTCGCGTGGTTCTCGCCATGTTTCGCGACGCCCTGGACTACTCGACGCGGCCGCCCCGCGGCGGTCGGGCGGTCCTGGTCGGGGGGACGCTGCTCCTCGTCACCGAGGTGGTCGCCGCCGTCGCGACCCTACATACCCTCCTAGCCCCAGCGGCGCTCGTCGCGCTCGTGCCGTGGCTCCTCGTCCGCGGCTACTACGTCCGGGTGCTCCGGACGACGGCCGGCCACGAGTACCCGACGCCCCCGGCGTTCGACGACCTCTTCGGCCTCCTTCGCGACGGGATTGCGGCCGCGCTGATCGCCGTCGCCTACCTCCTCCCGGGGGTCGCGGTGCTGGCCCCCTTCGTCTACGTGCGGGCCCAGGGGAGCGACCTCGTGACGCTGGTGCTCGGCGGCCGCGTTCCCGAGGCGGTCGCCGCGGGGGTCGCCGCCGGCGCCGGCGTCGTCGCGCTGTTCGCCCTCTTCGCGGTCATCGGGGGCCTGTACGTCCTCCCCGTCGCCGTGACGCGGTTCGCCCACACCGGTCGACTGCGGGCCGCCCTCGACGTCCGGACCGTCGTCTCCGGCGCGGCCACCGAGGACTACGTGGTCGCCTGGGCCGTCTCGCTGCTCCTGCAGTTGCTCGTGCTGCCCGTCGCGTACGCCCTGAAGGTCGTCCTCGTGGGCTTCTACCTCCACTTCCTCGTCGCGATGGGCGTCCGGTACTGCTACGGCCAGGGCGTCGGCGCCGCACTCGATCTCGACCCCGTCGACTCGTTCCTCGACGAGTCCGCCGGCGAAATAGACGCCGGCGACCTCCGGACGGCGGTCCGCCCCATCGAGGAGTCCGACGAACCGGCGCTGCGCGCTTCCGGCGGGACCGAGGCGACCGACCCGACCGAGGCCGAGGACGACCCCTTCGAGTACCCCGCCCGGGAGCGCGGCGAAGGGGAGCGCACTTAGGGGTCCCGCCCGGACTCCCGGTATGCGCATCGCCGACCGCCAGTCCGTCGAGGGCCGGGGCGAACGGATCACCGTCGTCCCCGAGAGCCTCGACGACCTCTGGCACCTCACCTACGTCCTCGAGCCGGGCGACCTCGTCTCGGGGGACACCACACGGCGCATCCAGCGCGACGACGACAAGATGCGGGACACCGGCGGCCAGCGCGAACCGATGTGGCTCCAGATCGAGGTCGAGGACGTCGAGTTCGCGAAGTTCGCCAACCGGCTCCGCGTCGGCGGCGAGATCGTCGACTGCTCGCGGGAGGACCAGCTCGGCTTCCACCACACCCTCAACGTCGAGGAGCACGACGAGCTGACCGTCGAGAAGGTCTGGCAGGTCGACCAGCTCGAGCGCCTCCAGGAGGCCGTCGAGGCCGCCGAGAACCCGACCGTCGCCATCGCCACCGTCGAGGAGGGCGAGGCCCACGTCCACACGGTCGCCCAGTACGGCGTCGACGAGCGCGCCTCCATCACCGGCACGACCGGCAAGGGCGAGTACGCCCGCGGCCGCGACGAGCTGTTCGAGCAGGTGACCGAGGTCCTCGAGCGGATGGACGTCGAGGCCATCATCCTCGCCGGCCCGGGGTTCACCAAACAGGACGCCCTGGACTACATCGAGGACGAGGCCCCCCAGGTCGCCGAGAAGATTCAGACCGTCGACACCTCCGCCGTGGGCGAGCGCGGCGTCCACGAGGTGCTCAAGCGCGGCGCGGTCGACCGCGTCCAGACGGAGACCCGCATCTCGAAGGAGGCCGAACTAATCGACGACCTGATGGAGCGCATCGGCGAGGGCGCGAAGGCCGCCTACGGCATCGACGAGGTCGAGACCGCCACCGAGTACGGCGCCGTCGAGACGCTGCTCGTCCTCGACGAGCGGCTCCGCGAGGAGCGCTCCGGCGAGGGCGACTGGGACGTCGACGTCAACGACGTCGTCGAGAGCGTCGAGCGGCAGGGCGGCGAGGTGACCGTCTTCTCCCACGAGTTCGACCCCGGCCGACAGCTGGCGAACCTCGGTGGCATCGCCGCCCTGCTGCGGTACCGACTGGACTGATCAGCGCCGCCGGAGGTCCACC includes:
- a CDS encoding DUF4013 domain-containing protein — translated: MFRDALDYSTRPPRGGRAVLVGGTLLLVTEVVAAVATLHTLLAPAALVALVPWLLVRGYYVRVLRTTAGHEYPTPPAFDDLFGLLRDGIAAALIAVAYLLPGVAVLAPFVYVRAQGSDLVTLVLGGRVPEAVAAGVAAGAGVVALFALFAVIGGLYVLPVAVTRFAHTGRLRAALDVRTVVSGAATEDYVVAWAVSLLLQLLVLPVAYALKVVLVGFYLHFLVAMGVRYCYGQGVGAALDLDPVDSFLDESAGEIDAGDLRTAVRPIEESDEPALRASGGTEATDPTEAEDDPFEYPARERGEGERT
- a CDS encoding S8 family peptidase, with translation MADGEVLVVTGTDSASDELEGTDGVEVAIPDFSFELSRPELSEPKSTDSDGSKEDSGYPAYYDSQWDKHVTDVETAHESATGDGTTIAILDTGIDHTHPDLYVNETASAAFIGGEVHDHTGDVHGHGTHVGGIAAATGEVGVVGTAPDAELVSLRVFPSEDEEQDNFWSDLLRAIEYAAVDLGADSLNMSIGTVETLDGGANAGGIRGVTEPVMQHAARRGTVVVGSAGNHGESLQQEGRWTLPNSLAGVVSVSATGPSDELTFYSNWGTNEIDLGAPGGGYETLEKTLEDDTVEWPYPTNLVLSTFPKDLDDSGYAYLAGTSMSAPQVTGAVAAVRELAPGANANEVERALEAGADLVEGKGDAELGAGRLNVANALDEV
- a CDS encoding MBL fold metallo-hydrolase, which produces MPTEILPGVHDVTCSETETGRIRAFLFDDGTLVDCGLPGTAGALTAGIAETGVEVERLIVTHDHRDHVGGFDEVVRTHSAETYVPEGAALDTEYEPDERYGDGDRIGPFEAVHVPGHRDHQHALVDEDRGVAVLADALSGADQRGLPQGFFHLPPAVYTDDLQQAEASLERLLEYEFDAGLVYHGSSVLSDADEKLDAYVYG
- the rqcH gene encoding ribosome rescue protein RqcH; translated protein: MDRKRAMTSVDLAALVGELRDYAGAVVDKAYLYGDDLVRLKMRDYERGRIELFVEVGDPKRAHVAAPEHVPDAPGRPPNFAMMLRNRIAGANFVGVEQYGFDRILTFRFEREDQTTLIVAELFGDGNVAVTNEDLEVIDSLETVRLRSRTVAPGAQYGYPDERFSPLDCDYDAFAAKMEESDTDLVRTLATQLNFGGLYAEELCTRAGVEKTVDIEDATEEQYEALFDALERLREPILAGRTEPRLYENEDEQVVDATPLPLEEHEAEGYAATAFENFNGAIDEYFHRLEREAEDVSQEDGTDRPDFEAEIEKHERIIEQQQGAIDDFEEQAEAEQEKADMLYGNYDLVDDICSTVREAREEGVPWEDIEAKFEQGAEQGIPEAEAVADVDAAEGTVTVEIDGTRIEVDPSMGVEKNADRLYTEAKRIREKKEGALAAIEDTREDLEAVKERRDRWEQADQEDDDDDGEPVERDYLSMGSIPIRYDEKWYEQFRWFRTSDDFLVIGGRNADQNEALVKKYMEPSDRFFHAQAHGAPVTILKATDPDEAARDVDIPDSSREEAAQFAVSYSSVWKDGKFEGDAYEVDPDQVSKTPESGEYIEKGSFVIRGDREYYRDVPVGVAVGVKCEPDTRVIGGPPSAIEPRVETSVRLEPGQYAQNDIAKRIYRTLRERFEDTSFVRKVASADRIQEFCPNGGSRMKDQ
- a CDS encoding mRNA surveillance protein pelota; this translates as MRIADRQSVEGRGERITVVPESLDDLWHLTYVLEPGDLVSGDTTRRIQRDDDKMRDTGGQREPMWLQIEVEDVEFAKFANRLRVGGEIVDCSREDQLGFHHTLNVEEHDELTVEKVWQVDQLERLQEAVEAAENPTVAIATVEEGEAHVHTVAQYGVDERASITGTTGKGEYARGRDELFEQVTEVLERMDVEAIILAGPGFTKQDALDYIEDEAPQVAEKIQTVDTSAVGERGVHEVLKRGAVDRVQTETRISKEAELIDDLMERIGEGAKAAYGIDEVETATEYGAVETLLVLDERLREERSGEGDWDVDVNDVVESVERQGGEVTVFSHEFDPGRQLANLGGIAALLRYRLD